In one window of Planctomycetaceae bacterium DNA:
- the folK gene encoding 2-amino-4-hydroxy-6-hydroxymethyldihydropteridine diphosphokinase has translation MSETQCLIAIGGNVQASKTLPKRAVQLLESSDLQVLRLSESFITAPVGENAGTEFVNAAAVIQTSLTPFELLGRLHATENQFGRTRDIHWGPRPLDLDLIFYGDQVIERPDLVIPHPAMWYRRFVLDPSIQVAADWAHPVLGVSVQDLHDRLLSRPLIFEYCLHQESQQTDVAQLSVPMENTIQHFLTVGKAELHFQHTEPRQPMSDVACARLIFGRPVAAGWSQPPPGQRFAIGLPLNSAVESIEEFWSKEMTNLFAAIHG, from the coding sequence GTGTCCGAGACTCAATGCCTCATTGCAATCGGAGGCAACGTTCAAGCGTCCAAAACTCTCCCGAAGCGCGCTGTTCAGCTTCTGGAGTCGTCCGATCTTCAGGTGTTGCGACTCAGTGAGTCCTTTATCACGGCACCGGTTGGTGAGAACGCAGGGACGGAATTCGTAAACGCCGCCGCTGTTATCCAAACGTCACTCACACCGTTCGAATTGCTTGGCCGACTGCACGCTACGGAAAATCAATTCGGACGTACCCGCGACATCCACTGGGGCCCAAGGCCACTGGATCTGGATCTCATTTTCTATGGCGATCAGGTGATTGAACGTCCCGATCTGGTCATTCCCCATCCCGCGATGTGGTACCGACGATTTGTGCTGGATCCTTCCATCCAGGTGGCCGCCGACTGGGCACATCCTGTCCTCGGAGTGAGCGTACAGGATCTTCACGACAGACTCCTCAGTCGTCCTTTGATTTTTGAGTACTGCCTGCATCAGGAATCTCAACAAACGGACGTTGCGCAGCTGAGTGTTCCGATGGAAAACACGATTCAACACTTCCTGACCGTGGGCAAGGCGGAGTTGCATTTCCAGCACACTGAGCCACGGCAGCCCATGTCCGATGTCGCCTGCGCTCGCCTGATATTTGGAAGACCCGTTGCCGCTGGCTGGAGTCAACCGCCGCCGGGCCAACGATTTGCCATTGGTCTTCCTCTGAATTCAGCAGTCGAAAGTATCGAGGAATTCTGGTCGAAAGAAATGACCAACCTGTTCGCTGCCATTCATGGTTGA
- a CDS encoding Flp family type IVb pilin, translating to MLRRVIRKFIHDDSGPTAVEYAVMLALIIVLCISGISMVGGGNNGWWTRTNTSLQSYGF from the coding sequence ATGCTAAGGCGCGTCATTCGAAAATTCATTCACGACGACTCCGGACCGACCGCCGTTGAGTATGCCGTGATGCTCGCGCTGATCATCGTTTTGTGTATTAGTGGAATTTCGATGGTGGGCGGTGGCAATAATGGCTGGTGGACCCGGACCAACACTTCGCTGCAGTCGTACGGCTTCTGA
- the pyrF gene encoding orotidine-5'-phosphate decarboxylase yields the protein MASYASRLRERILKCRTPALVGIDPRWDLLPESIRSSAAGSSGTINERTAYAFESYSRTLIDIVAPLVPAIKPQVAFFEQLGVPGCRALHAVMTHARRAGLMVIADAKRGDIGSTAEAYADAWLAGEDVEAAAWPADALTINPYLGGDTLQPFVRLAAQRNAGVYVLVRTSNPGAEDLQDQISDGAALYERVADQVEELSAQSKKDDAYGAVGAVVGATWPEQLVSLRARMPSVPLLIPGYGAQGGTSADTAGAFDATGMGALVNSSRGINFAWTRQPYADQFGPEKWQDAVAAATRDMIADLATHTSASQLANAS from the coding sequence ATGGCCAGCTATGCAAGTCGACTGCGTGAACGAATTCTCAAGTGCCGAACTCCCGCCCTGGTCGGGATTGACCCTCGCTGGGATCTGCTGCCAGAGAGCATTCGAAGTTCGGCGGCCGGATCGTCGGGCACGATCAACGAACGAACTGCCTACGCATTCGAGTCGTACTCCCGGACACTCATTGATATTGTCGCTCCATTGGTGCCTGCCATAAAACCACAGGTCGCATTCTTCGAACAACTGGGAGTGCCGGGTTGCCGCGCGCTGCATGCGGTCATGACGCACGCCCGACGTGCCGGTCTGATGGTGATTGCGGACGCCAAACGAGGAGATATTGGTTCGACGGCTGAAGCCTATGCCGATGCGTGGCTGGCCGGCGAGGACGTCGAAGCTGCAGCGTGGCCAGCCGACGCATTGACCATCAATCCTTACCTCGGCGGCGACACCCTGCAACCATTTGTACGTCTCGCTGCCCAGCGCAATGCGGGTGTTTACGTTCTGGTCCGCACAAGTAATCCGGGCGCGGAGGACCTGCAGGATCAAATCTCTGATGGAGCGGCGTTGTACGAACGCGTTGCTGATCAGGTCGAAGAATTATCTGCTCAGTCAAAGAAGGATGACGCGTATGGTGCCGTCGGTGCCGTCGTTGGTGCAACCTGGCCAGAGCAACTGGTGTCTCTTCGAGCTCGTATGCCAAGCGTCCCGTTGTTGATTCCCGGCTACGGAGCACAGGGAGGCACATCGGCGGACACCGCCGGCGCGTTCGATGCCACCGGCATGGGTGCTTTGGTCAACAGTTCGCGCGGAATTAATTTTGCATGGACTCGCCAACCCTATGCAGACCAGTTTGGTCCTGAGAAATGGCAGGATGCTGTTGCAGCGGCCACGCGCGACATGATCGCTGACCTGGCCACACATACTTCTGCGAGTCAGCTTGCAAACGCTTCGTAG
- a CDS encoding glycosyltransferase has product MSGNDDPAEKHRRIRVVFSIGALHGGGSERQLVSLLRQLDRRRFEPFLYLIYRSGPLLSLVPDDVPVAAFEERVTPSRIYAPGLMHALRVADFAKYLREIRADVSYDRTFLMTLVSAAGAQKAGVPNVSTIVTDPETGFSPVAGRFQWIKRRKLHRLYERSSRVLAVSDGARKAAIRFYKIHPERIETLLNGVDTNLLEEQAIRPPGSESPDLAAWWNGDQAMDSGGTSSRPDTLRIVSAGRLNEQKGFHFLIQAAADLKVRFPDTSIRLCILGDGDWRDRLMQLVNERGLSNEVRMPGFQCNAAWWYRSADVFVLPSLIEGMPNVLLEAMALGTPVISADCPSGPREILEGGRFGQLVPPSSSKAICDALSRVLTDGHEIRKMSAEAAMHVKANYTIAQAARRLETLFTSLVEANGSPPK; this is encoded by the coding sequence ATGTCCGGCAATGATGATCCAGCAGAAAAGCACCGACGCATTCGCGTGGTGTTTTCCATTGGTGCGCTTCATGGTGGCGGCTCCGAACGTCAACTCGTCTCGCTGCTTCGGCAGCTCGATCGACGACGCTTCGAACCGTTTCTTTACCTGATTTATCGATCCGGACCACTGCTGAGTCTGGTGCCGGATGATGTTCCTGTCGCTGCGTTTGAAGAACGCGTGACTCCCTCCCGGATTTATGCTCCCGGCCTTATGCATGCCCTGCGCGTTGCGGATTTTGCGAAGTACCTTCGGGAGATTCGCGCGGACGTGAGCTATGACCGGACGTTTCTGATGACGCTGGTGTCTGCCGCCGGGGCCCAGAAGGCAGGCGTTCCCAACGTCTCTACCATTGTCACCGACCCGGAAACCGGGTTCTCACCAGTGGCGGGTCGATTCCAGTGGATCAAACGCAGAAAACTACACCGATTGTACGAGCGATCGTCTCGCGTTCTGGCGGTTTCGGACGGAGCACGGAAAGCTGCGATTCGTTTCTACAAAATCCATCCGGAACGAATTGAGACGCTTCTGAACGGCGTTGACACCAACCTGCTGGAGGAACAGGCCATTCGACCGCCGGGCTCAGAATCCCCGGACCTCGCCGCATGGTGGAATGGCGATCAGGCAATGGATTCCGGCGGCACCAGTTCCCGGCCCGACACTCTTCGGATTGTAAGTGCAGGTCGGCTCAACGAACAAAAGGGCTTCCACTTTCTGATTCAGGCTGCCGCAGACCTGAAGGTCCGATTTCCTGATACATCGATTCGACTTTGCATTCTTGGAGATGGCGATTGGCGTGACCGATTGATGCAGTTGGTCAACGAACGGGGCTTAAGCAACGAGGTTCGCATGCCAGGGTTTCAATGCAATGCTGCGTGGTGGTATCGAAGCGCTGACGTCTTTGTGCTGCCATCGCTCATTGAAGGAATGCCGAACGTGTTGCTGGAGGCCATGGCACTGGGGACGCCCGTCATCTCAGCCGATTGCCCCTCCGGTCCACGAGAAATCCTTGAGGGCGGTCGCTTCGGACAGCTTGTCCCTCCCTCCAGCAGCAAAGCCATTTGTGACGCCCTGTCCCGCGTGCTGACCGATGGCCATGAAATCAGAAAGATGTCTGCAGAAGCGGCGATGCACGTGAAGGCCAACTACACAATCGCGCAGGCCGCCCGACGGCTGGAAACGCTGTTCACATCGCTGGTTGAAGCAAACGGAAGTCCCCCAAAGTAA
- a CDS encoding GNAT family N-acetyltransferase, whose amino-acid sequence MVKRKTEESKLQNRIASARQAWRKRHSPSGLQFVLADRIDLIPARAWDSLTNNHSWFLSREYLSVIDSAGPENVSGRYAMAFDGCKPVAALVAQLVQIDGKHLISNDPVVAKTTALIEPGAKSIAEFTAVARKKVEQVVRGVTEKTKRKAVERIRGRVLVCGNLLSWGQHAVALSNDVSRPTAWGAVAEALYRIRRAERLSGQTDLVMLKDFPGGDASADWGIDELKDFDYRPAETDPNMVLTIDPAWKSFEHYLNSLSSKYRSSAKKVVKEVESAGVELTLVEDIRQHADSIFELYHAVQSRAAVRPVSISPDYLPGIAKAAGENFRCTIAVQEGRTIGFITTLRDGDTCVGYYIGFDYQVNQQCPLYFRLLQVCVEDAIRFGCSKLSLGRTALDPKARLGARPEATSVWLRHRQPILNHLLRSLLGSIPHDEAPDRNPFKS is encoded by the coding sequence ATGGTCAAGCGTAAAACAGAAGAATCAAAGCTGCAGAATCGTATTGCATCTGCAAGGCAGGCATGGAGGAAACGTCATTCTCCCAGCGGATTGCAATTTGTGCTGGCGGACCGCATCGACCTGATTCCTGCCAGAGCATGGGATTCTCTGACAAATAACCACTCGTGGTTTCTGTCGCGTGAATACCTGTCAGTGATTGATTCCGCGGGACCCGAGAATGTCTCCGGCCGCTACGCCATGGCATTCGATGGGTGCAAGCCGGTTGCGGCTTTGGTTGCACAGCTTGTGCAAATCGACGGGAAGCACTTGATCAGCAATGATCCGGTCGTCGCCAAGACAACGGCTTTAATCGAGCCCGGGGCGAAGTCCATTGCAGAGTTCACTGCAGTCGCGCGAAAGAAGGTTGAACAGGTTGTCCGGGGCGTCACTGAAAAAACAAAACGCAAAGCGGTTGAACGGATCAGGGGACGGGTGTTGGTCTGCGGCAATTTGCTGTCGTGGGGTCAGCATGCCGTTGCACTTTCGAATGATGTTTCAAGACCGACTGCCTGGGGCGCTGTGGCCGAAGCCTTGTACCGAATCCGAAGGGCAGAACGACTTTCCGGACAAACGGACCTGGTGATGCTCAAAGACTTCCCAGGCGGCGATGCGTCAGCAGATTGGGGAATTGACGAGCTGAAAGACTTCGACTATCGCCCCGCCGAAACGGACCCGAACATGGTGCTGACGATCGATCCTGCATGGAAGTCGTTTGAGCACTATCTTAACAGCCTTTCGTCGAAGTATCGAAGCAGTGCAAAGAAGGTTGTGAAGGAAGTCGAATCGGCTGGAGTGGAACTGACGCTGGTGGAAGACATCAGGCAACACGCCGATTCCATCTTTGAACTCTATCATGCCGTCCAATCAAGAGCGGCCGTGCGACCGGTTTCTATCTCACCAGACTACCTGCCAGGAATTGCAAAAGCTGCCGGAGAAAATTTCCGCTGCACAATTGCCGTTCAGGAGGGCAGAACGATTGGTTTCATCACCACGCTCAGGGATGGCGACACATGCGTGGGTTATTACATCGGATTCGACTATCAGGTGAATCAGCAGTGTCCGCTCTATTTTCGGCTGTTACAGGTTTGCGTCGAAGATGCGATCCGCTTTGGCTGTTCGAAGCTTTCGCTTGGGCGGACAGCTCTTGATCCCAAAGCCAGACTGGGTGCAAGGCCGGAAGCAACGTCCGTCTGGCTTCGACACAGGCAACCCATCCTGAATCACCTGCTTCGAAGTTTGCTTGGTTCGATTCCCCATGACGAAGCCCCCGATCGAAATCCATTCAAGTCATGA
- a CDS encoding ABC transporter permease: protein MMSHSITADMNLCLLLSAALIPLERLALALIPVVILLIVLRSWSIAVGTSIFAIGRMLLQLFIIGYLLRYIFEADSPLVVLGVLSVMLLVASWISLRVTVRNRRRYYLRAFAAISISGGFTLMIVTQGVLQLDPWYSPDKMIPLAGMIFSSCMNAVGLSAERYLAELSRGVSRDKAARTAIETSLIPITNSLFAVGVVSIPGMMTGQVLAGAAPQIAARYQIMVMCMMFASAGLASVLVLHLMRSDPAERPSTPADGTTNSDDNGH from the coding sequence ATGATGTCGCATTCGATAACTGCAGACATGAACCTTTGCCTGCTGCTTTCAGCCGCGCTGATTCCACTCGAACGTCTCGCCCTGGCACTGATCCCCGTAGTGATCCTCCTGATCGTGCTGCGATCGTGGTCCATCGCCGTGGGAACATCGATCTTTGCCATTGGTCGAATGCTGCTGCAATTGTTCATTATTGGCTATCTGCTGCGCTACATTTTTGAGGCGGACAGTCCACTTGTCGTTTTGGGTGTTCTGTCGGTCATGCTGCTTGTGGCCAGCTGGATTTCCCTGCGAGTAACGGTCCGGAACCGACGACGCTATTATCTGCGAGCTTTTGCTGCCATTTCGATTTCGGGTGGTTTCACGCTGATGATTGTGACGCAGGGAGTCCTGCAACTGGATCCCTGGTATTCCCCCGACAAGATGATCCCTTTGGCAGGAATGATTTTTTCGAGCTGCATGAATGCGGTTGGCCTGTCAGCAGAACGATATCTGGCAGAATTGTCCCGCGGTGTTTCTCGGGATAAAGCGGCCAGAACAGCCATCGAAACATCTCTGATTCCCATCACGAATTCACTGTTCGCCGTTGGTGTGGTTTCTATTCCGGGGATGATGACGGGACAGGTGCTGGCCGGGGCGGCACCGCAGATTGCTGCCCGATATCAGATCATGGTGATGTGCATGATGTTTGCGTCGGCTGGACTGGCATCCGTTCTGGTGCTCCATCTGATGCGTTCGGATCCGGCGGAAAGACCGTCCACACCTGCAGATGGAACGACGAATTCCGATGACAACGGTCACTGA
- a CDS encoding squalene--hopene cyclase, which yields MTHRTKHRFAVKPILFAVACFGIGTTLTPDSCAQSQEPEIRFGTAVPPDVEAIYERGLQWLVRNQDKDGTWHGGENHHGGGPGNSGITGMVVMAFLASGEDPNFGAYADSIRRALQALIRGQDLKSGYLPGSMYHHGFAMLSLAEAYGVVDEETLWQGSGEEKETQRSIGEALELAVRCAVTAQKNNPWGGWRYAPSASDADTSVSGAVLMGLLAARNAGIRVPDETIDNAISYFQKMTSSQGAVGYSGGVGGWGGSKNLQAIASLIYAVGRRKDLDEYQAVTSQVTLNLEHTDNGYPEYFRYYMAQALFQGDFDSWQRWNQLTIRQLKNLQAEDGHFESRHGAAYGTSMSMLALALNYRFLPVYER from the coding sequence ATGACACACCGGACAAAACACAGGTTTGCTGTCAAACCCATTCTCTTTGCTGTGGCCTGTTTCGGAATCGGCACCACCCTTACTCCGGATTCCTGCGCACAGTCTCAGGAACCGGAGATTCGATTCGGAACTGCCGTCCCCCCTGACGTCGAAGCAATCTACGAACGCGGGCTGCAATGGCTGGTCAGGAATCAGGATAAAGATGGGACCTGGCACGGCGGAGAAAATCATCATGGCGGCGGACCCGGAAATTCCGGAATCACCGGAATGGTCGTCATGGCATTTCTGGCCAGTGGCGAGGATCCCAACTTCGGTGCTTATGCAGACAGTATTCGCCGCGCGCTACAGGCGCTGATCAGGGGACAGGATCTGAAGTCCGGTTACCTGCCCGGAAGTATGTATCATCATGGCTTTGCAATGCTGTCTCTGGCAGAAGCCTACGGAGTTGTGGATGAAGAAACACTCTGGCAGGGTTCAGGAGAGGAAAAGGAAACGCAGAGATCGATTGGCGAGGCACTGGAACTGGCCGTTCGCTGTGCTGTCACCGCGCAGAAGAACAATCCATGGGGAGGATGGCGTTATGCTCCTTCAGCCTCTGATGCGGACACATCCGTATCCGGCGCTGTGCTGATGGGATTGCTGGCCGCCAGAAACGCGGGAATCAGGGTTCCTGACGAAACCATCGATAATGCCATCAGTTATTTTCAGAAGATGACATCCAGTCAGGGAGCCGTGGGTTATTCGGGCGGTGTTGGTGGATGGGGCGGATCGAAAAACCTGCAGGCCATCGCATCTCTCATCTATGCCGTGGGACGTCGAAAAGATCTGGACGAATACCAGGCCGTGACCAGTCAGGTGACTTTGAATCTGGAACACACCGATAATGGATACCCCGAATACTTCCGCTACTACATGGCTCAGGCCTTGTTTCAGGGCGACTTCGATTCCTGGCAGCGATGGAATCAACTCACCATTCGCCAGTTGAAAAATCTGCAGGCAGAAGACGGGCATTTTGAAAGCCGCCATGGGGCCGCCTACGGTACATCGATGTCCATGCTTGCACTCGCACTGAATTATCGCTTCCTGCCGGTTTATGAAAGGTAA